The following proteins are co-located in the Pedobacter frigiditerrae genome:
- a CDS encoding WcaF family extracellular polysaccharide biosynthesis acetyltransferase: protein MNKETQLQKDFDKKGFKSGASTFKMICWYFTSIIFFRSGLIPFSSVLVFILKLYGAKIGKGVRIKPFIYIYYPWRLTIGAHSWIAECRIENLDDVIIGENVCISQQAMLLTGNHDYKKVSFDLITKAITIQNGAWIGAKAIVCPGVTVASHAVLTVGSVATKDLEAYGIYQGNPAVRVKDRVVG from the coding sequence TTGAATAAGGAAACTCAACTTCAAAAGGATTTCGATAAAAAAGGATTTAAAAGTGGTGCATCTACTTTTAAGATGATATGTTGGTATTTTACCAGCATCATTTTTTTTCGTTCTGGGTTAATTCCTTTTAGTTCGGTTTTGGTTTTCATCTTAAAACTATACGGTGCCAAAATTGGCAAGGGCGTTAGGATAAAACCTTTTATTTATATTTATTACCCTTGGAGATTGACCATAGGTGCGCACTCATGGATAGCGGAATGTAGGATTGAGAACCTAGATGATGTTATTATTGGAGAAAATGTTTGTATTTCTCAGCAAGCCATGTTGCTGACCGGTAACCATGATTATAAAAAGGTAAGTTTTGATTTGATTACTAAAGCTATCACCATACAAAACGGCGCATGGATTGGTGCTAAAGCTATTGTTTGTCCAGGAGTAACGGTTGCCTCCCATGCAGTATTAACAGTTGGTTCTGTAGCAACAAAGGATCTAGAAGCTTATGGTATTTATCAGGGGAATCCGGCGGTGAGGGTGAAGGATAGGGTTGTTGGTTAG
- a CDS encoding SDR family oxidoreductase, whose product MKTILVTGSNGLLGQKITEKIRAEKSANLIATSKGADRFPFKDGYIYAEMDILNPDQVRAVIEQYQPDVIIHTAAMTNVDTCHIQREAAYQLNVVATQTLVSLCEEFNIQFIHLSTDFVFDGAAGPYSEEAKPNPVSYYGETKLQAEELVKKSNAKWAILRTILVYGIVSDMSRSNIVLWAKGALEKGNPLNIVNDQYRMPTLAEDLADACLLAVGKEAQGIFHVSGKDMMSVVELVYKVADFYKLDKSLIKEVSAATLNQDAKRPLKTGFILDKAMTELNYHPHSFEEGLEMMDRQMKNN is encoded by the coding sequence ATGAAAACCATATTAGTTACAGGCTCTAATGGGCTTTTAGGTCAGAAAATAACTGAGAAAATTAGAGCAGAGAAAAGTGCAAATCTGATTGCCACTTCGAAAGGAGCAGACCGTTTTCCTTTTAAGGATGGTTATATTTATGCAGAGATGGATATCTTAAATCCAGACCAAGTAAGAGCAGTAATCGAGCAATATCAACCTGATGTCATTATTCATACTGCGGCTATGACTAATGTAGACACTTGCCATATACAACGAGAAGCGGCTTACCAACTGAATGTAGTGGCTACACAAACTTTAGTATCACTTTGCGAAGAATTTAACATCCAGTTTATTCATTTATCTACAGATTTTGTTTTTGATGGTGCTGCTGGTCCTTACAGCGAAGAGGCAAAACCTAATCCGGTAAGTTATTATGGGGAAACTAAATTACAAGCAGAAGAATTAGTAAAAAAATCTAATGCTAAATGGGCAATCTTAAGAACAATATTGGTGTACGGAATAGTAAGTGACATGAGCAGAAGTAATATTGTGCTTTGGGCAAAAGGCGCATTAGAAAAAGGAAATCCATTAAATATAGTTAACGACCAATACCGAATGCCAACTTTAGCCGAAGATTTAGCAGATGCTTGTTTATTAGCAGTTGGAAAGGAAGCGCAAGGTATATTCCATGTTTCAGGCAAGGATATGATGAGTGTTGTTGAGCTGGTTTATAAAGTGGCAGATTTTTACAAACTAGATAAAAGCTTAATCAAAGAGGTGAGTGCGGCCACTTTAAATCAAGACGCAAAGCGCCCTTTAAAAACTGGTTTTATTTTAGACAAAGCAATGACCGAATTAAATTATCATCCACATAGCTTTGAAGAAGGATTAGAGATGATGGATAGACAAATGAAAAATAATTAG
- a CDS encoding glycosyltransferase family 2 protein — MIDFSFIILTYNEEVHLPRLLNSIAGLNAPVYILDSGSADGTLAIAEKFKAEVKVNPFINHPKQWDFALKNFDIQTPWIIGLDADQTVTPELFLQLQNFRNADYQNVNGIYFNRKNFFKGKWIKYGGFYPKYLLKMFRTEIGYSDLNENMDHRFIVTGETIIWKNGHILEENLKENNISFWIEKHNRYSDLIAQEEIERLNNLRQQSNKANFWGNPDERNAWLKRLWWKLPLGLRPFLYFSYRLIFKLGILDGSTGILFHFLQGFWFRLIVDVKIKEILKSKQ; from the coding sequence ATGATAGATTTTAGTTTCATTATTTTAACTTATAACGAGGAGGTTCATTTACCTAGATTGTTAAATTCAATTGCTGGTTTAAATGCGCCTGTTTACATTTTAGATTCGGGTAGTGCTGATGGCACTTTAGCTATTGCTGAAAAGTTTAAGGCTGAGGTTAAGGTTAATCCTTTTATCAATCACCCTAAACAATGGGATTTTGCGTTAAAGAACTTTGATATCCAAACACCTTGGATTATTGGTCTGGATGCAGATCAGACTGTAACACCTGAGCTTTTTTTGCAATTACAAAATTTTAGGAATGCTGATTATCAAAACGTAAATGGCATTTACTTTAATCGAAAAAATTTCTTTAAGGGTAAGTGGATTAAATATGGAGGATTTTATCCCAAGTACTTATTGAAGATGTTTAGGACAGAGATAGGCTACTCTGATTTAAATGAAAACATGGATCATCGCTTTATTGTAACGGGTGAAACCATTATTTGGAAAAATGGTCATATCCTAGAAGAAAACTTAAAGGAAAATAATATCAGCTTTTGGATTGAGAAACACAATCGATATAGCGACTTAATTGCCCAGGAAGAAATAGAAAGGTTAAATAATTTACGTCAACAAAGCAACAAAGCCAATTTTTGGGGGAACCCTGATGAACGCAATGCTTGGTTAAAGCGTTTATGGTGGAAACTTCCATTGGGATTGAGACCTTTTCTTTATTTCAGCTATAGACTAATATTTAAATTGGGTATTTTAGACGGCTCTACAGGGATTTTATTCCATTTTTTACAAGGGTTTTGGTTTAGGTTAATTGTAGATGTAAAAATTAAAGAAATTTTAAAATCAAAGCAGTAG
- the obgE gene encoding GTPase ObgE codes for MSQGSNFVDYVKICCRSGKGGAGSAHLHRDKLTSTGGPDGGDGGRGGHIILKGNSQFWTLLHLKYRKHIIAEDGLSGGSSQKTGKTGKDEILEVPLGTIARDAETGDIIFEITEDGETKILTPGGRGGLGNWHFKTPTLQTPRFAQPGEQGKEEWMVLELKVLADVGLVGFPNAGKSTLLSVLSAAKPEIADYPFTTLVPNLGIVSYRNGKSFVMADIPGIIEGASKGKGLGFRFLRHIERNSVLLFMVPADTSRSIKEEYEILKNELQEFNPELMQKPHLLAITKSDMLDEELKEEMKADLPKVPFIFISSVAQQGITELKDMLWKAINDEI; via the coding sequence ATGTCACAGGGATCAAATTTTGTAGATTACGTAAAAATATGTTGCCGTTCAGGTAAAGGTGGCGCAGGTTCTGCGCATTTACACCGCGACAAATTAACTTCTACTGGCGGACCAGATGGTGGCGATGGTGGTAGAGGTGGACATATTATATTGAAGGGAAATTCTCAATTCTGGACTTTGCTTCACTTAAAATACCGTAAGCACATTATTGCTGAAGATGGTTTAAGTGGCGGCAGCAGTCAGAAAACTGGAAAAACTGGTAAAGACGAAATTTTAGAAGTTCCATTGGGTACCATTGCCCGAGATGCCGAAACAGGAGATATCATTTTCGAAATCACTGAAGATGGAGAAACTAAAATCTTAACGCCAGGCGGTAGGGGTGGACTAGGAAACTGGCATTTTAAGACCCCAACTTTACAAACCCCTCGTTTTGCACAACCAGGCGAACAGGGTAAAGAAGAGTGGATGGTTTTAGAGTTAAAAGTATTGGCAGATGTAGGCCTGGTAGGTTTCCCGAATGCAGGTAAATCAACTTTGTTATCTGTTTTATCTGCTGCCAAACCAGAAATTGCCGATTATCCATTTACAACCTTAGTTCCGAACTTGGGTATCGTTTCTTACCGTAACGGAAAATCTTTTGTAATGGCGGATATTCCAGGAATTATAGAGGGAGCTTCAAAAGGAAAGGGGTTAGGTTTTAGATTTTTACGTCACATTGAACGTAACTCAGTTCTACTTTTCATGGTGCCTGCAGACACAAGCAGATCGATAAAAGAAGAATACGAAATCTTAAAAAATGAATTGCAAGAATTCAATCCAGAATTAATGCAGAAGCCTCATTTATTAGCGATTACGAAGTCTGATATGTTAGATGAGGAATTGAAAGAAGAAATGAAGGCCGACTTGCCTAAAGTTCCATTTATATTTATTTCTTCAGTAGCCCAACAAGGGATAACAGAGTTGAAGGATATGTTGTGGAAGGCTATAAACGATGAAATATAA
- the xrtY gene encoding exosortase Y codes for MDQTEENKKKANKAAILFVVKLLFFYFLFSQGNIFMNSVVSEGGRFYNAFIANNLDYIQGLKTALIVPAVWIIKLFGFYAIHNEMDVMVVDGPFLRVNYDCLGIGVMSFLVAFVIAFPAKLRAKYKLLITGILMIYILNVLRIAGLGVLLGFFKSQRNNFTYHHEVFNIIVYICIFIMLYVWIKRNTGEKAVRG; via the coding sequence ATGGATCAAACTGAAGAAAATAAAAAAAAGGCAAATAAGGCAGCAATTCTTTTTGTTGTTAAACTCTTATTCTTTTACTTCTTATTTAGTCAAGGTAATATTTTTATGAATAGTGTGGTAAGTGAAGGTGGAAGGTTTTACAATGCATTTATTGCTAACAACCTAGATTACATACAAGGATTAAAAACTGCATTGATAGTTCCTGCCGTTTGGATCATTAAATTATTTGGTTTTTATGCCATACACAATGAAATGGATGTAATGGTGGTGGATGGCCCTTTCTTGAGGGTCAATTACGATTGTCTAGGTATTGGCGTGATGTCTTTTTTGGTGGCTTTTGTCATCGCTTTTCCAGCGAAATTGAGGGCTAAATATAAGTTATTGATCACGGGCATACTGATGATTTACATCCTTAACGTATTACGTATCGCTGGTTTGGGTGTGCTCTTGGGCTTCTTTAAATCTCAACGCAATAACTTCACTTACCACCATGAGGTATTTAATATCATTGTTTACATCTGTATTTTTATCATGCTTTATGTGTGGATAAAGAGGAATACTGGCGAGAAAGCGGTTAGAGGTTAG
- a CDS encoding adenylate kinase has product MLNLVLFGPPGAGKGTQSEKLISKYQLVHISTGDLFRAHIKNQTALGKKVSKLIAEGELVPDKITIDMLEEEIDKNPDAKGFVFDGFPRTIPQAIELDKFLEGKGSNIAGVIALDVDKDELVKRVALRQKETGRLDDQAEKSQKRIDEYFNKIILVLPYYDEQKKLTKINGIGNIEEIFGNLCAVIDKY; this is encoded by the coding sequence ATGCTGAATTTAGTTCTCTTTGGCCCTCCAGGTGCAGGCAAAGGCACCCAATCTGAAAAACTGATTAGTAAATATCAGTTGGTACACATTTCTACAGGAGATCTTTTTAGAGCACACATTAAAAACCAGACTGCTTTAGGAAAAAAAGTAAGCAAACTTATCGCTGAAGGAGAGTTGGTTCCTGATAAGATTACGATTGACATGTTAGAGGAAGAAATTGATAAAAATCCTGATGCAAAAGGGTTTGTATTTGATGGTTTTCCGAGAACAATTCCACAAGCAATAGAACTAGATAAGTTTTTAGAAGGTAAAGGAAGCAATATTGCAGGTGTAATTGCTTTAGATGTTGATAAGGATGAGTTGGTTAAACGTGTAGCACTACGCCAAAAAGAAACAGGCAGGCTAGATGACCAAGCAGAGAAATCTCAAAAAAGAATTGATGAGTATTTCAATAAAATAATTTTGGTATTGCCTTATTACGATGAGCAAAAGAAATTAACAAAAATAAACGGTATCGGTAATATCGAAGAAATCTTCGGTAACCTATGTGCTGTTATAGATAAATACTAA
- a CDS encoding redoxin domain-containing protein, which yields MSLQIGDKAPDFKLFSSELKEVSLADYKGKKLVVHFFPMAFTGTCTTQLCTMRDSFGYYEGMNAAVVGISVDSPFTLAKFKEDQAYQFPLLSDFNKEASVSYQSIYEEFVFGLKGVSKRAAFVIDEEGVITYAEVLENAGDLPDFEKIKAVVAG from the coding sequence ATGTCACTACAAATAGGCGATAAAGCCCCAGATTTTAAATTATTCAGTTCAGAACTAAAGGAAGTTTCATTAGCAGATTACAAAGGCAAGAAATTAGTGGTTCACTTTTTTCCGATGGCATTTACAGGAACTTGTACCACTCAACTATGTACCATGAGAGATAGCTTTGGCTATTACGAAGGTATGAATGCGGCAGTGGTTGGTATTTCAGTTGATTCTCCATTCACCTTGGCAAAATTTAAAGAAGATCAAGCTTATCAATTTCCGTTATTATCAGATTTTAACAAAGAAGCTTCCGTTAGTTACCAATCAATTTACGAAGAATTTGTATTCGGATTAAAAGGAGTATCAAAAAGAGCGGCTTTTGTTATTGATGAGGAAGGTGTAATTACCTATGCAGAGGTTTTAGAAAATGCTGGAGATTTGCCAGATTTTGAGAAAATCAAAGCGGTTGTTGCAGGGTAA